The DNA region CAATTGAACTTAGACTTTAATATCGAAAATATTGGATCTAGTTGAATCTGTTGCTAAAAGGCGGGATCCGCGTTATCTGCAGGTGATCATGAGGCATCAAGATCGGGTTTCATGATGATGAGGAGTGGTGAAGGAGGAATAAGCTGCCAAGATTGTGGGAACCAAGCTAAGAAAGATTGTCAACACATGAGGTGTAGGACTTGTTGTAAGAGCAGAGGGTTTCAGTGTCAAACTCATGTGAAATCCACTTGGGTTCCTGCTGCTAAAAGGAGAGAAAGGCAACAACAACTTACTGCTTTGCAACAACAAGGacatcataataataatgataataataataagcctACTAAAAGGCAAAGAGAGGATCCAAGTGCTTCTTCTCTTGTTTGTACTCGTTTGCCTTCAACCACTACTGGTAAAGTTTCTGtctttcttccccttttttagtttttttttgcTACACAGAATAACATACAGTCTTGAGATTCATCATGTAAAGGTGATTAATTGATTGCCTAAATGAATTTTACATATAAAGTAAGTCTAGAGAGAGACATTGAGAAAGTAAGCCCTATTGTATAGCAGCAATAGATTTGTcagcttttcctttttctctttgtcATTCTCCTCTCCCATCATCACTGGTTTTCTTGATTTCCCGACAAAAGATCCGTCTCCCCATTTCTCTATGGGTACTTTGATATGTGTACTTCAAAATTTTGACTTTATTAGTAGGAGTAGTTTTTGTTCCAGAAAAAGGCAGTATTTCTaaatgtatttttatatatattactatataAGTTTGGTTCTGGCTAAAACTAAAACTGGAGTTGCACCCTTGTGTATGCACAATTTCTTTTTCTAGACCTATACATATTTATCTCGAGCCCTCCAATTTTATGTATGATAATTCGTTGTATATCATTGTCATGATTCGTGTAGGATTTAGCTTATATAGTACTATTATTATATGTAATAACAAGTTATATATAGTTATCATTTTTATGACACCGTAATGTTTATCATAGAGATTTATTTGTAATATGTTATTCGCGACGTAGTTTTGTATATGGAACATAATATGTTGCTTAATTAAATGTAGTGTACCTTGTGATGTGTTTTAGGGTTAGAAGTGGGAAAATTTCCTGCAAAAGTAAGTACAAGTGCCGTATTCCAGTGCATCCAAATGAGCTCAATTGACGACGCTGAGGATCAGTTAGCATATCAGGCTGCTGTGAGGATTGGTGGACACGTATTCAAGGGAATTTTATATGATCAAGGTCATGAAAGTcagtataataataatatggcTGCAGCTGGCGATACTTCTTCTGGTGGTAGTGCTGGAGTTCAGCACCACCATAACTCCGCTGCAGCGGCTACCGCCACTACAAGTGGCGGTGGTGGTGCTGCAGTGGGGCCGGCCGAAGCGTCGAATTTTCTCGACCCTTCTTTGTTTCCAGCTCCCCTTAGCACTTTCATGGTAGCTGGTACGCAATTTTTTCCACCTTCAAGATCTCCCTAATCATCAATAGTTTAATGACCGAATATTGACATTGAGTTCTTCTTTATGTAATGTGATACAGCTATGTATGTTAATTGTAGTAGTAATGGTAGTATATAATTGAACAGATGAACAATAGTGACAACCGTTGATTGAGTAGGAGCACGAGATGATaggaaaaagggagaaaaatgaGGATGTGATGTATGGTTCTTAGTTAAAGTACCGATGCATAGCTGAATTGTTTACATTTATTCACTTTGAAATTCTATATAAAgttgttctttttcttcctttgggACTGCATTATTGACATCTTGTTTCTCTACTTTGTTATTTTACCGTAAGCCTTTCCATCCACTCCAACCTAATCGGTGGCGGATGCAGCCCATATAAGACGAGATAGTCACATACTTCAATATGGTATCTGAGTCTGTTGATGCTTTGGGTTTGACTGTCACCGCTACTCACTATAAAAGTAATATGAAATTCCACGTGTTTGGCCAAGAAAATCAATTAGGTCCGCGCCTGAGGGGACAGTTAGAGacaatataattaagtaattaaaagTGAGCTGTCTCTAACATCTTAAGCTTTTGGATAAGATAATCACACACTTCAACCGAACCCATCAAATTTAAATCTTCAATCAACCTTTGTGCATCTCCTACATTTTAATTTGTTAGGCTTTAAGTTCAatgctttcttttcttttaattgacTCTCCCCTTAACAAGTACTCATATTGCATGTTTTTTGAAGTATGGTGAATGTGAGGTTTTCATTCTATTGAAATGAACAATTAATgtaaattttacctttttcgCTCTATCATGTTCCGGCCATGCATGGATAAATATATTTCATGCATCTTGCAATACCTTTTCTGTTGCCATGTTATgtggattaattgtattttaaaTGATCTTCTGCATGTAGGAGATATGACTCGCATCTAAGAGATGGATAAGCATTTTATTTGATTAATAAATGCATTGCCTGCCCGCGCAGTCATATTAAGTTGCAGAATGTGCTAAAACAAAAGCAACCTTTAAGAGCATTCACACAAAAGGCATCAAGGTGTTCTCTATTTATATCAGTGTCTACTTATGTATGTACTAACTGAGAAATAGAAACATTGTGCATATACTGTTCTTTCCAAATTTTCTGACCTAAATGCATGTTACTCTCTGATCCGAATTGAAGACGCAGCATATGTTCTTCTGAGTATATTGTCCCAAGATATGTGATTTCTTTCTGGTTAAATGTAGTATATATAATGTGTCCTCCTCCACGTTCGGAATGTAGGATTTTAATAACCTTCATATAATTTGCTAATATGGGGCTTGATGGTTATTTGTAATTGTTCTAATTCCTTTGAAATAAGCCGCCTTCCAACAATTTTACTCTACAAATTGTATGTCGAAGTATGATTACTTAACTGAGGAAGTTCTTGATCGTTGACCTCTTGTTGGGtagctggttagagttatgcagatACTAGTAATACATGAACTAGTTAAGAGGGAatcaatatattatttttatgcagGGATTAATTAGTTATATATGCAGGGTTTAGTTATTGCACCTTCTATcttacataaaataatacatagattctcTCGTAACTTATAACatgcatgtattagttatgGGGGTTTCTAAATTACAAACCAAACACCGTATtaggtgtgttgaattttatagaTAGCAAGAAAATGCTACCGAACATGATATTACTTATGTACGATTTAATATACGAAAAAGGGTCAGATTTGCCCCTGTACTCTGAGGAAAAAGCTATATATATTGCCCCTTGTTAtaattttttgatatatttaccTCACCATTCAACTTTGAATTCATATTTACCCCTGAACCGTTAATTCCCCTTGTTCCCACCTTTATTTCCTACGTggatatttctttcttccaacttAAATCTAGTAAAATTAAACCTGACTCATCCATTAAACAACCcttaatgttttaaaaaaatggagggTATTGGAAATATAGAGTTATATCTTGTAGATTATTAAGTACTCCTACTTGATAATATGAGGGATGCTATATATAACTATAGTATATACTGTATCTTGCAGGCCTAAAGGATTTGATTAATGATCGGTCGCAGCATTAAAAGACAATGCTAGAGGGTATACAAACAGGCTAAACCTGTAAAGAGTTTAAGAATTCTTAAAGTGGAAGTGCATTAAAATTGAGGAGATTCTTTAACAGGTTAAACGACAATGCATTTGATTGGAGTGCAGGTTTCACTTTTCATTCTCCTGCAGGCAATCTTACACTGGTAGCTTTATGATCACATTATCACACTGTATAActatgaaaatagtttttgagAACCTGGAGAATAGCTAGAACATTGTAGAACTCGATTAACAaatattccctccgtcccatgataagtgtcaccttagctaaaaacacgcatattaggaaaccaataatgcaatgtgaagtttaccaaattacccccatataatataaataaattacttttttcctcttgattagagcataCATAAGTAGTAAACCTTTTGACACTAGGagtccaacaataccaagtttcTATGTGGCTTCTCCGATAattatttagatgttactttaacttgtcacTTTTTTtctaagggtagaattgaaaaaaactagccaatttgtgtcttgatttcctaaggtgacacttattatgggacaattttttttgcctaaggtgacacttattatgagacggagggagtaaaaatGTTTTAACGTAGCTGTTCTTGATACTTCCTGCATATTATTGTAACATGGTTTAACTTTTACAACAAATGGAATGAGGACTTGATGTTAGCAAAACGGTAGGGGTTTaaattaaagtaatgggttaAATCTTGACTTCCTAATTCTTCAATCGTAGATGTactttttttcccttaataaGTCATCACAATTAGGTTGTAAGTCTAAGGTGTGAGGGGTTTGGCATGATCCACGTAATATATATTAATGCCCTTCCACTTTAAGAAGTGTGTTTTGTGTTGTTTACTTATTTTGCATTCTTATAGATTAGTTGAAATATTATGAAATTTCTTACAGTAACATTTATTTAGACCGAGAATAGACAGAACTCAGGATTGAGTGTCTCCTATACTACTGCCGAAGTTATTGGTCCAAAATATTGCTGATGTTGTTTGAATATCAATTATGTCCTCGATTGGTTGGAAAGGCGAATCTAAGATTTGAACTTGATGAGttcaacttttaaattttttcacaCTAAATTCAttgtaattttataaattttgggCTCAAAATCTAATACGTATTTATTAAAATGTTGCAAGTTTTCACAAATGCACAAATATTACGTGTCAAAAGCTACTCCCGCCAGTGTTGGCGTAGTCCAATATTGCACGAGTATTTCTTAGATACATGACAAGAACCATTTAAGCTGAAAGTTGCCATTTTTATCATGACATTTTTGGGACCATATTGAGAGTAAATGAATCATATCATAGTAATGTCGTTTATATATACTTTCAACAACTTGGAGAGTGATATGCTTTTTATATATCCATGTTTGATGCATGTGAATACACGTGCTTTGTAGTAGTATTTGAATCTCTTATCTAGGAAGGAGTCATGTGACTCTTTTAGGTCTTCTTGCTTGATCTGTATATTActtactctttttcttcttttgtcattTTCAAACGCGCCAGATCATATAGAAATTTCAAACATCCATTTATCTCTCTCTGTCTTGTGTGTGTCATTTGATCTATACGAGGGAGGGGCCTGGCTATGTTTGATGTGTTGTAGCAGGTTTTGCCTGCCTTATTTTCCAGGTAATTAGATTCACTTATTCTAATTGGTTATTGgtcgtcccataataagtgtcatgtTAGCCAAAAACACgaatattaagaaatcaataatgcaatgtaaagtttactaaattactcttacatataaaaataaattattttttccttttgattagagcatgcacaagtatTACTCCTTTTGACATtgagaatccaacaataccaaattACTATGTGactttttcaatcatcatttagatgttactttaacttttcattttttgtctAAGGATAGAGTGGGAAAAAAGTAACTAATTTTTGTCTTGATttcctaagatgacacttattatgggacaattttttttttttttttttttttgactaagatAACACTTAtatgagatggagggagtatcttTCAGATCACCTAATAGTGTAGAAAAAATTACACTCTTCAAATTTGTCATACTTTGTCTGTCTTTCTTCTGAGTTTCTATCCTCGATCAATTTCTCTACATAAATGCGAGGAAATGTCAGAAAGGCTTATCCCATTGCCTAAGCCTGTTAACCGGTTTCAACTGGCCCGGACTGGCAGCCAGTTAGAAAATTGGCCGGTTTTCGATCAAAAAACCGGAACCGGCCACCGGTTACCAGTTAATAGGTTCCGGTTAATCGGTTCCAAATTTGGAAACCGGAACCGGCCGGTTTTAAAcgtaaaaaaaactttttttgttttttgtatagtatatgtatattatagtattcttagtatattgtaggtatatttatatatgttatataagtttataactaaagtttatatatttactaactaacaacctatatgtatgtatgtgtatgtgtatatatatatatatatatattaagttatatgcttaagttataactttttatttataacttaagtatatttatactagatatacctaaaatatactaagtatatacttataatataactatacttaagttataaaatagaaatttataaaCGTAGAAAAAACTTAACTTATATGCTTTGCtacttattttatatatatatatataaaatatatgtttaagttatatgtgtAGAATTCTCAAGCTACTCAGAGGGAATACTTTGTTATTGATAATGAGAATAGCCGAGTACATGTGCTCCATTTATAGGAGTGAAGATACATAGAGACCTTAGCCTACTACACTTGAAATACATGAGTTCTATGTTAATACAAACAATACTACCTAAGCCTTATCATGACTCGCTTAGATACATACAAGAGTTTGAGTACAACTACAACTCAAGTAAAGCGCTCGGataacaaacactaatatatATCTTTGTGTATATCCGGTATATCCTGTATATCTTTGTGTATATCCGGTATATCCTGTGTATCAGGATCCTTATCTTCAACACTTCCTCTCAAGCTAGTAGGTGGAGGAGCTGCCACTCCTAGCTTGCTTTCGAAACCAAGAAACACTTGCTTTGTCAAGGCCTTAGCGTGTATATCGCCTACTGATCCTTTGACCTTACAAACTGTGTTAGCAATTGTCCTCTAGCCACCTTTTCCCTAACAAAGTGGTAGTCCATTTCAACATGTTTAGTCCTTGCATGCATCACAGGATTAACAGTCATATATAGAGCACTTAAGTTATCACATGATACAATATAGGGACTCTTTTAATGTACACGCCAATATCATGAAGAATGTAGGTGATCCATGTCATCTCAAAAGAGATGCCAAAGCTCTATATTCGGCTTCAAAGACTTGATCTTCTTTGCGTAGATTAAGCTTCGGATGCCTAAGAAATGCAGTTTGCTCCAAGATAGATGCTGTAACCTGTATTTGATCTCCTAGTAGTTGGACAACCTCCCCAATCTGCATCTGAATAACCATATAACCTGCAAGAAGACTATGAGATAATCCTGAGACCATGCTGCAGAGTTCCTTTGACATATCTGAGGATTCTTTTGACACCTAGAAGATGCGCACTATTTGGACTCTGCATAAATTGACTAGCCAAGTTGACTGCATGAGTGATATCAGGCCTGGTGAGTGTTAAATACTGAAGACTCCCAACAATGCTTCTATACAAAGAGACATCAACATGACTGCCTGTTGCTTCTTGTAATCCATGTTTCTGAGCCAGAGATGTATGCACTACTTTGGCCAGTGTCATGTCAGTCTTATGTAGAAGTTCAGCAGCATACTTGCTTTGACTCAAGTGAATTCCTCCTGAGAACTGCTTGACTTCAATGCCTAAGAAGAAATGGAGAGGACCAAGATCCTTCATTGCAAACTCTTTGCCTAGTGTGATGATAATCTCTCAGACATGCTTAGAATTACATCCTGTTATGATGATATCATCTACATACAACAAAAGCAAAATTGTGCCTCTTTTGCAATGTAGGATAAACAAAGAAGAGTCTGCCTTGCTGCAAATGAATCCTAGATGAAGTAAATATAGGCTGAATCTGTTAAACCAGGCTCTAGGTGCCTGTTTGAGGCCATGCTTTCTTTAGGAAACAGACATGATTGGGATACCTGAGATCAATGAATCCTGGAGGTTGGCTCATATACACTTCTTCTTGTAAATGACCTGTAGAAAGGCATTTTTGACATCTAGCTGCTTGATCTGCCAATTTGAGCTGACTGCAACTGACAACACAACTCTGATGGTAGTGGCTTTAATCACAGGACTAAAAGTTTTCTCAAAATCAATTCCTTCAAGCTGAGAAAAGCCTCTAGCAACTAGTCTTGCTTTATGTCTGTCTATGGTTCCATCTGCATTTAACTTGGTTTTGAACACCCATTTTGAGCCAACTATGTTCATCCCTGCTGTTCTAGGCACCAGTATCCAAGTCTTGTTGTTATGTAAAGCCTCAATCTCCTCTTGCGTTGTGAAAGCCGTGTGGACTCTTCAAAGCTTGCTTAATATTTGGTTCCTTATATGTCTCTATTACGCTGTAGAAGAGAAACATGTGTTATAGGGACATTCTTAGACTTGTACCTTGTCACCATGTGATGGCCTTGTTCACCATCAGTTGTAGGATCTGCAACTGACACT from Lycium ferocissimum isolate CSIRO_LF1 chromosome 2, AGI_CSIRO_Lferr_CH_V1, whole genome shotgun sequence includes:
- the LOC132035045 gene encoding protein EXPRESSION OF TERPENOIDS 1-like — translated: MANFFSLGGGSSSQEQQQQQEEIRSSHRTNNNPTEISPESWFLYRNDHHNQEIPTTYKGFELWQSGTTSHQYEPEQQPQQHQFRHPIYPLQDLYSTAVGLGVGPSRSGFDICAGDHEASRSGFMMMRSGEGGISCQDCGNQAKKDCQHMRCRTCCKSRGFQCQTHVKSTWVPAAKRRERQQQLTALQQQGHHNNNDNNNKPTKRQREDPSASSLVCTRLPSTTTGLEVGKFPAKVSTSAVFQCIQMSSIDDAEDQLAYQAAVRIGGHVFKGILYDQGHESQYNNNMAAAGDTSSGGSAGVQHHHNSAAAATATTSGGGGAAVGPAEASNFLDPSLFPAPLSTFMVAGTQFFPPSRSP